In the Streptomyces spororaveus genome, ATCCCGGCGCCCCGCCGGCGACAACCGCGGGCAGGCCTCCTACTACCCCGGCCGCCGGATGAACCTCGGCGTCGTGCTGCTCCCGCTGCGCGTCTTCCTCGGCTTCATCTCCATCTACGCGGGCATGGGCAAGCTCTGCGACCCCGTCTACTTCGACGGCGGCGAGCGCGGCTCCATGGTCACCTGGCTGCACACGCTGAACCCGTGGGCGCTCGCCGAGCCGCTGCGCGACTTCGCCCTCGCCCACCCCGTCGGCGCGGGCCTGAGCGTGGCCTTCCTCCAGGTCATCGTCGGCGTGCTGACGGTCTTCGGACTGTGGCAGCGGTTCGCCGCCTGCTTCGGGGCGCTGCTGTCCGCGGCGCTGCTGATGACGGTGAGCTGGAAGACGGTCCCGGCCTACGACGCGCCCGACATCATCTACCTCGCCGCCTGGTCCCCGCTGATCATCGCGGGCGCCCCGGTCTACTCCCTCGACGGACGCCTCGCCGGCGAGGCCTGGCGGACCCTCGGCCCGCGCTCCGAGATCTGGCGGCTGCGGCGGCGCGTCCTGCGGCGCGGGGCCGTCATGGCCACGGTCGTGTGCGGGCTGACGCTGCTCGTCGGTTCGCTCCTCGGCGGCGCCGTCCGCTCCTCCACCGTCGTCACGGTGCCCGGTCCGGGCGAGGCTCCCAGCAACTACCTGCCGGGCCGTCCGCTGCCGCAGGCGCCCGCCAGGCAGCAGCCCGGACCGCAGCAGCCCAAGCAGTCGCCGACCAAGTCGGCCTCGCCCTCGGCCGTCGCGACCGAGCCGGCCGCCAAGTCCGGGAAGACCGCGTCGGGCGCCCCGACCAAGGGGACCTCGGGCACCCGCTCCGAGTCGCCGGCCGCGACGCGCGGCACCACCGGCAAGCAGCAGACCCCGCGCAGCACCCCCCGCCAGTCCTCCTCGCCGAGGCAGCCGTCCTCCTCCGCGGGCAGCAGCACGGGCGGCGGGGCTCCGGCCCCGAAGCAGCCGGGCCTGATCGGCGGGCTCATCGGCTGACACACCGGCACGGCAGGACCGGGGCCCGGCGCGCGTGAGCGTGCCGGGCCCCCGTGCGTGTGCGGGCCCGGTGTGCGGGTGGGGTCCCGTGCGTGTGCGGGCCCGGTGTGCGGGTGGGGTCCCGTGCGTGTGCGGGCCCCGTGTGCGTGCCGGGCGCGCGAAGCCGCGTACGGTACGGGCGGCGATCGGCGCGGGAAGGGCCTCAGGCGCCCTTCTGAGCCGCCAACTCCCGTGCGGCCTCGGTGAGGTCCTTGGCGGTGTCGATGGCCCGCCAGTAGGCCCCCTGTGGCAGCGGGAAGCCCGCGAGGCGCCGCTCACGGGCCAGGCGCGGGAACGTGGTGCGCTCGTGGTCGCCCAAGTCCGGGAGCAGTGCGGTGAATTCGGCGCTGAAGACGTACACGCCCGCGTTGACCGGGTAGGGCGACTGGGGGGCCTCGATGAAGTCCAGGACCTGCCCGAACTCGTTGGTCTCCACGACCCCCCAGGGGATCCGCGGCCGGGCGAGCGCGAGCGTGGCCACCGCGTCGCGCTCCGCGTGGAAGGCGGCCATCTCGCGGAGCGAGAAGCGGGTCCACACGTCGCCGTTGGTCGCGTACCAGGTCCCGTCGGGGTGGGGGAGGTGCCGGGCGGCGTACTTGAGACCGCCGCCGCGGCCCAGCGGCTCCTCCTCGACCACCGTGGTCACGCGGAGCGGCAACCGGGCCCCGGCCAGCCACTCCTGGAGCACCTCGGCCAGGTGTCCGCAGGAGACCACGGCATCGGTGACCCCCTCCGAGGCCAGCCAGGCCAGCTGGTGCCCGATGATCGGCACCCCCGTCCCCGGGATCTCCACCATGGGCTTCGGGCGGTCGTCCGTGTACGGCCGCAGCCGCGACCCCTGGCCGCCCGCCAGGACGACGGCCTGGGTGGGGGCGGCGGGGAACGCGGCTGCGGGGGGAGCGGATTCAGCGGATCGGTGGTCGTCGGTCATGGCGGCCAGCGTAGGGACGCGGCGTGCGTCAGCCCATGGAGGCGACGCCGGAGGCGTACGAGGTGTCGCAGACGGGCCGGGCGAACGACTGGGCCTTCGTCGGGCCGTACGCGTCCACGGCCGCCCGTCCGAGGGCCCGCGCGATGCCCACGCAGTGATCGGCGAGCGAGGGCCGCCGGTTGACCTCCTGCTGGAGGTGGGTGAGGACGTCGTCCGGCCGGCCGCCCTGCTGCAGCTCGCCGACGAGCTGATCGCGCAGCACCTCGTGCGCGGCACGGGGCTTCGCGGGGACGGAGACGTCCTCGGCGGAGGCGGTCAGGATCTGGGAGGACGAGGTGTCCGCCCAGGGGACCATGGTGACCGCGAGGGTCCCGGACAGGACCAGGACGACGGGCAGGACCAGGGCGAGGGAACGGCCGATACGGCGGGCAGAGTGGGTCACGAGGGCGAGAGTAGCGCTCGGTGAAGATTTGGCGACATTTAGTCACCCTGTCGGGGGATGGTTCGACGTGGTTTTTCGAATCCGGGGTTGACGGTTGGGGCCGAATGGCCCGGTCTGCCGGGGTTCGGGACGCCGCCGGGATCGGCAACGGACGCCGGAGGGGCGCCCCTTGACGGGACGCCCCTCCCACACTTCCCGGAGCCGTCAGCCGGACAGCCGCTCGCCGGAGGAGGTGGAGAAGACGTGGATCTCGTCCGCGCGCGGCACCACGTGGAGGCTGGAGCCCTTCTCCGGGACCTGGCGGCCGCCCACGCGGACGACGAGGTCCTGCGAGCCGTCGGCGGACGCGGTGGAGCCGTAGACGTAGCCGTCCGCGCCGAGTTCCTCGACGACGTTCACGGTGATGGTCAGACCGCCGGTCTCGGCGACGTCGAAGTGCTCCGGACGCACGCCGACCGTGACGGTGCGGTCGCCCGCGTCGGCCGCCGCGGACAGCGCCTCGCGGGACACCGGGACGACGCTGTCGCCGAACTTCACACCGCCGTCGGTGATCGGGACCTCGACCAGGTTCATGGCCGGCGAGCCGATGAAGCCGGCGACGAAGAGGTTCGCGGGGCGGTCGTACATGTTGCGCGGGGTGTCGACCTGCTGGAGCAGCCCGTCCTTCAGGACGGCCACGCGGTCGCCCATCGTCATGGCCTCGACCTGGTCGTGGGTGACGTAGACCGTGGTGATGCCGAGGTCGCGCTGGAGCGCCGCGATCTGCGTGCGGGTGGAGACGCGGAGCTTGGCGTCGAGGTTCGACAGCGGCTCGTCCATGAGGAACACCTGCGGCTTGCGCACGATGGCGCGGCCCATGGCGACGCGCTGGCGCTGACCGCCGGAGAGCGCCTTCGGCTTCCGGTCGAGGTACTGGGTGAGGTCGAGCATCTTCGCCGCGTCCTCCACCTTCTTGCGGATGGTGGCCTTGTCCTCACCGGCGATCTTGAGCGCGAACCCCATGTTGTCGGCGACGGACATGTGCGGGTAGAGCGCGTAGTTCTGGAACACCATCGCGATGTCCCGGTCCTTGGGCGGCAGGTGCGTGACGTCGCGGTCACCGATGCGGATGGCACCGCCGTTGACGTCCTCCAGGCCGGCGAGCATGCGCAGCGAGGTGGACTTGCCGCAGCCGGACGGGCCGACGAGGACGAGGAACTCGCCGTCCTGGATCTCCAGCTCAAGCTGGTCGACGGCGGGCTTGTCGCCGCCGGGGTACAGCCGGGTCGCCTTGTCGAAAGTGACAGAAGCCATGGTGATGAATCCCTTCTACCGGCAGGAACGTGCCGGACGATCCGAGTGGAAGGAAGAATGGGTCTAGTCCACCAGGTGGACTTCCGCTCGACGCTACCCGCCCGGACGGCTCCTGTCAGCACCGGGAAGGTGTCGGATTTCGCATTACGCGATGTGGGCCGCTGTGTAGAGTGAGGACGGTTGCGCCTCCTTAGCTCAGCTGGCCAGAGCAACGCTCTTGTAAAGCGTAGGTCGTCGGTTCGAATCCGACAGGGGGCTCCGAGGAAGTACACCAGAGGCCCTGTCGTCCGAGCGGACGGCAGGGCCTCTGACCGTTCGGGGGCTGTCCGGCAGGGGAGGCGGCAATGGTCACGCGGTACGTCGTTTCACCGCACGGGGGCCGGCGCGCCCACCGGGACATCTCCTCCGCCCTCGCCGAGGCGGCCCGGCGCGGCCGGCCGGCGCTGATCGAGATCGAGCCCGGCCACTACGAGGAGACGCTCACCGTCCGCGGCGAGGTCCGGCTGGTCGCGGTCCGGGGCCCCGGCTCGGTCGTGGTGGCGCGGCCCCGGGGCGCCGTCCTCGACACCTTCGCACCGGTCGCCGTCCAGGGGCTCGTACTGGTCGGCCGGGACGCCGACGTGGTGGGCTGCCGTGCGGGAACACTGACGCTGGACCAGACCGAGATCCGCGCCCACGACGGTGTCGCCGTCCACGCCCGGCCCGGTACCTCGGTGACGCTGCGGGACAGCACGGTCCTGCACGGCCGGGTGCTGATCGCGGGGGCCGGCGGGCTCGTCGAGCGGTGCCTGTTCACCGACGCCGCGGACAACGCGCTCGCCGTGATCGACGGCGGGCGGCTCTCGGTCGTCGCCAGCCGGATCGAGGGCAGCCGCATCCACGGGGTCCTCGTCAGCGGCGGGCGGGCCCGGATCGAGGGGTGCGTGCTGACCCGCACCGGGAAGGCCGCGGTCTTCGCGGGAGCGCGGGCGGAACTGACCGTGACCGACTGCCTCGTCGAATCCGTGGAGGCGGAGGGCATCGCGTACGTCGAGCAGTCCCGCGGCCGCGTGGACCGCACCCGCGTCGTCGACGCGCGGTTCGGGATCGCGGTGGCGAGCGGCGCCGACCCGGTGGTGCGCGACAGCGTGCTCACCGGCTGCCGCGACACCGGCCTCGACGTCAACAACGGCGGCCGCGGCCGCTTCGAGGAATGCGAGATCTCCGCGGCGGGCAACGTCGCGGTGCTCTCGACCCGGGGCGGAGCGCCAGAGGTCCACGGCTGCCGTGTCACGGGCGGCAAGGTCGGCGTCGCCGTCACCGACGGCGGCCGCGGCCGGTTCACCCGGATCGAGATCCGGGACCTGAGCAGTGCCGCCCTGCGGGTGTACGACGAGGCCACCGCCGTCTTCGAGCACGTCACGGTGGAACGCTGCCCGTCCGGGCTGGAGACCCGGGGCAACGGCGGCACACAGGCCGAGATCAGTGACAGCGTGCTGCGAGACGTCGCGATGGCCGCGGTGACCGCGCTCGGGCAGTCCTGGGTGACACTGCGACGGGTCTCGGTGGAGCGGGCGGCGCTGGCCTTCGGCGCCGGGGAAGAGGCCCAGCTGCTCGCGCACGACTGCGGGGCCGCGGCGGTGACCACCGGCGGGGTGTCCGCCTTCGGCAGTGCCCGGGTCGTCGCGCGGAACCTCACCGTGACCGGCAGCGACGGACTGGGCGTCTTCGCGCGGGACACGGCCCGGCTGGAGATCGAGGGCGCCACCCTCGTCGACTGCGCGGTGGGCGGCGCGGGTTTCGTCGACGACTCCGGAGGCCGGCTCCAGGACTGCTCCGTGACGGGGACGGGGCAACTGGGCATCCTCCACAACGGGCTCGTCGACCTGACCGGGCTGCGCACGCCGCTGCCCGTGCTCGAAAAGGCCGTCAGGACCGAACCGGGCCCCACCGTGATCCACCACCACTACGAGGGACCGGTGTTCAACGGCCCGGTCCGCGACGTCCAGCTGGCGTGGCGGAACATCCATGCCGTCCAGCACCGGACGACGAACGAGGACGGTACCCGCACATGAGCGATCGACCGCAGGGCGACGACCGGTCCGGTCCGGTCTTCCACGGCCCCGTCTCCGGAGCCCAGTTCGCCTGGGGCAACGACACGGCCACCCAGAACCAGCAGCACAACACCGCGCCCGCGCCCGGCTCCGAGGCCCTCGCCGCCCTCGTCGCCGACCTGCTGCGGCAGCTCCCCGGCGCGGGCCTGCCCGACCGGGACCGCGAGGACGCCGAGGCCGCCGCCCAGGACGTCCTGGCGGAGGTCGCCGGGGACGGCGAACCCGACCGGGGACGGCTGCGCCGGGCCCTGGCCGCGCTCAAGGGAGCCCTGGCACCGGTCGCGACCGGCGTGGTGGCCGGGACGGCGGTGGGGGCCCAGGAATGGGCCCGGACGGCGATCGAGGGCCTGACCTCGGCCGTCTGATCAGTGGCGGCCCGAGATGCGGTCGGCCAGGCGGGCCAGGGGGGTGGTCGTCGGGCGGTGGGTGGAGCTCTCGTGGCGGTCCGCCTCGCGGTAGGCGGCGTAGAGGGCCTGCACGCCGAGCCAGCGGAAGGGCTCCGGCTCCCACCGGCGGACGCGGTGGCCGACCCAGGGGAGGCCGGTCAGCTCGGTGGCTTCGCCGAGGACGAGGTCGCGCAGGGTGCGGGCCGCGAGGTTGGAGGTGGCGACGCCCGAGCCCACGTAGCCGCCCGCCCAGCCCAGGCCCGAGGCGCGGTCCAGGGTGACGGTGGCGCACCAGTCACGGGGCACGCCGAGCACGCCCGACCAGGCGTGCGTGATCTCCGTACCCGCGAGCTGCGGGAAGAAGGCGGTCAGGAGGTCGGTCAGCGCGGAGACGGTGGCCGGCTGGGTGCGGCCGTCGTGGTCGGTGCGCGAGCCGAAGCGGTACGGGACCCCCCGGCCGCCGATCGCGATGCGGTCGTCGGCGGTGCGCTGGGCGTACATGTACGCGTGGGCCATGTCGCCCAGGAGCGTGCTGTCCGACCAGCCCAGCCGGGACCAGGTCTCGGCGGGGAGCGGGGCCGTCACGATCATCGAGGAGTTCATCGGGAGCCACGAGCGCTTCTGGCCCTTGAGGGCGGCGGTGAACCCCTCGGTGCAGCGCAGTACGTAGGGCGCGCGGACCACGCCGTACGGGGTGACGGCCCGGCGCGGGGCGATCTCGGTGACGGGCGTGGACTCGTGGATGACCACCCCGAGGGCCTCGACGGCGGCGGCCAGGCCCCTGACCAGCTTCAGGGGGTGGATGCGGGCGCCGTGGGGGCTCCAGCTGGAGCCCACGGCATCGGCGATGTCGATGCGGGCGCGGGTGGCGGGGGCGTCGAGGAGCTCGCGGTCGGTCTCGCCGAAGGCGACCTCGTGGGCGTGGAAGGCCTTCAGACGGCCGAGTTGGGCGGGGGTGCGGGCGACTTCGAGGACGCCGCCGCGGTGGATGTCGGCGTCGATGCCTTCCTTGGCGGCGACGTCGATGACCTCGGTGACGGTCTCGTTCATGGCCTGCTGGAGGCGGAGGGCGGCCTGGTGGCCGTGGAGGGCGGCGTAGCGGTCGCGGCCGGCGATGCCGTTGTAGAGCCAGCCGCCGTTGCGGCCGGAGGCGCCGTAGCCGCAGAACTTCTGCTCCAGGACGGTGATGCGGAGGTCGGGGGCGGCGCGCTTGAGGTAATAGGCCGTCCACAGGCCGGTGTAACCGCCGCCGACGATGACGACGTCGGCGGTGGTGTCGGCGGTGAGGGGTGCGCGGGGTGGGGGCGCGGGGGTGCGGCTTCGCTCGGACGCGTACCAGAAGGAAATACCGCCGTTGATCGTCATGGGGGATTTGGTACACCTCGTTCCGGAAGGGTGTCCAGGGACGGGGTGTCGCGGTTCGGGGCGGGCGGCTAGGCGCTGTGCGGTGCCCCTGCGGGGGTGCTCGGCGGTGTGCGGTGCCCCTGCGGGGTGCTCGGCGGTGTGCGGGTCGTCCCGGCCGGGGGTGCGCGGGCCTGTCGGCATGGGGCGGGGTGGGGTGCCGCGCCGGGGTGTCTCCTCGGCTCGCGCCTGCGGCGGGAGCCCAGTCATACGGCCTGGGTTGCGCGCTCGTCCTGCGGGGACACCCCGCCACGTCCCCCCACCCCGCCGCCCAGGTGTCCGTCGAAGCCCTGCCGTGGGGCGGGGACACGCAGGAGGGTCCCCGCAGGACGAGCGCGCAACCCAGGCCGTCCAACTAGACCCCGGCCGCAGGCGCGAGCCGAGGAGACCCTCGTGCGGGGCCCCGCCCCACACCACCCAGCCCCGCCGGCGTTTGAGGCGCACCCCGCGGCGCGGGAAGGCCGTACCGCACACCGCCGAGCAACCCCGCAGGGGCACGGCCCCGCCGGCGCTTGAGGCGCGACCCCGCGCACAGGAAGGCCGTACCGCGCACCGCCGAGCACCCCGCAGGGGACCGGTACCGTCGGGGGATGGTCGAGGTTCCGGACGGGTTGGTCGAGGCGCAGGTCAGGTACAACGGGGACGCGGGGCGGGAGTTCATCGCCGCACTGCCCGGGCGGGCGGCACGCTTTCTGGAGCAGTGGGGGCTGCGGCGGACCGGGCCGGTGATGCACGGGGTGACCGCCCTGGTGCTGCCGGTGGAGCGGGCCGACGGGAGCGGGGCCGTGCTGAAGCTGGTGTCGGTGGACGAGGAGAGCGTGGGGGAGCCGGTCGCGCTGCGCGCGTGGGCCGGGGAGGGGTGCGTACGGCTGCTGCAGCACGACGTGGACACCGGGACCCTGTTGCTGGAGCGGTTGGACGAGGGCCGGGACCTGGCGGCGCTCGCGCGTGCGGACGCGCGGCAGGCGGTGGTGGTCGTCGGGGAGCTGTTGGCGCGGCTGACGGCGGTGCCGGCTCCGGCCGGGTTGCGCGGGCTCGGTGAGATGGCCGCCGGGATGCTGGAGCAGGTGCCGCGGGCGCTGGGGCAGCTGGTGGAGGCGCGGGACCGGCGGCTGCTGGCGGAGTGTGCGGCGGCGGTGGCGGAGGTCGCCGGGGAGCCGGGGGACCGGCTGCTGCACTGGGACCTGCACTACGGCAACGTGCTGGCGGGCGGCCGGGAGCCGTGGCTGGCGATCGACCCGAAGCCGCTGGCGGGCGATCCGGGTTTCGAGTTGCTGCCGGCGATCATGGGCAACTTCCGGGCCGAGGGTGTGCGGTGGCGGTTCGACCTGCTGACGGAGGCGGTCGGGCTGGACCGGGAGCGCGCACGGGCGTGGACGTTGGGGCGGGTGCTCCAGAACTGCCTGTGGGACGTGGAGGACGGGGAGGAGCGGCTGGACGAGGAGCAGTTGGCGGTCGTCGAGGTGCTGCACCCCCGTTCTAGGCTGCGGTAATGATCCGTAGTGCTGAAGTCAGCGACGTCCCCGCCATCCACGCGATGATCCGCGAGCTCGCGGAGTACGAGAAGGTGCCGCACGAGGCGCGGGCCACCGAGGAGCAGCTGCGGGAGGCGCTGTTCGGGGCGAGCCCGGCGGTGTTCGCGCACATCGCGGAGACGGAGGGCGGGGAGGTCGTCGGTTTCGCGCTGTGGTTCCTGTCCTTCTCGACGTGGCGCGGGGTGCACGGGATCTACCTGGAGGACCTGTACGTACGGCCCGGCGTGCGCGGCGGCGGCCACGGCAAGGCGCTGCTGCGGGAGTTGGCGCGGACGTGTGTGGAGCGGGGCTACGAGCGGCTGGAGTGGTCGGTGCTGAAGTGGAACGCGCCCACGATCGCCTTCTACGAGGCGCTCGGCGCCCGGCCGCAGGAGGAGTGGTCGGTGTACCGGCTGACGGACGGCGCGCTGGCCGCGTTCGGGGCCCCCTAGGCGCTCAGGGTTCCAGGACGACCTTGCCGGTCGTGGCGCGGGTTTCCAGGTCGTGGTGGGCGGTGGCGGCCTCGGCGAGGGGGTAGCGGGTCAGGGCGGGGCGCAGGCGGCCCGCGGCGGCCTCGGCGAGGGCGCGGGTTTCCAGGACGCGCAGGGGGTCGGGGGCGCCGACCCGCTGGAGCATGGCGGGGCCGAGGACGCTCCGGGTGGTGATGGCGCGGGCGTCGAGGTCGGCGCGTTCGGCGTCGGTGAGGTGGAGGGGGCCGCCGGACCAGCCGAAGACGAGGTGCCGGGCGCCGGGGGCGAGGAGGCCGAGGGCGGTGCGGGCGGTTGCGCCGCCGACGGAGTCGAAGAGGACGGTTGCGCCGTCGGGGTGGCGGGCGCGGACGGCGTCGGCCCAGCCGGGGTCGGTGTAGTCGAGGGCGAGGTGGGCGCCGTTGGCGGAGGCCCGGGCGGTTTTGGCGGGGCCGCCGGCCAGGGCGATGACGGTGGCGCCGGCGTTGACCGCGTACTGGACCAGCAGGGTGCCGATGCCCCCGGCGGCGGCGGGGATCAGGGCGACGGAGTCCGGGCCGAGGTCGGCGAACTGCAGGATCCCGAGGGTGGTGCGGCCGGTGCCGATCATGGCGACGGCCTGGGCGGGGTCGAGGCCGGGCGGTACGGGGTGCAGTCGGTCGGCGTCGGCGACGGCGTACTGGGCGTAGCCGCCGGGGGCAAAGCCGAGGTGGACGACGACGGTGCGGCCGAGCCATGCGGGGTCGGTGCCGGGGCCGAGCGCGTCCACGGTGCCGGCGACCTCGCGGCCGGGGATGGTGGGGAGCTCGGGGAGCGGGGCGGGCGGGCCCTGGATGCCCTGGCGGAGGCTGGTGTCGAGGAGGTGGACGCCGGCGGCGGCGACGGCGATGCGGACCTGGCCGGGGGCGGGGACGGGGGCGTCCGCGTGCTCGTAGGAGAGGTTCTCGGCGGGGCCGAAGGCGTGCAGGCGGATGGCTCGCATGGTGGTCATGGCGCCAGGCTGCGACCTCAGGCGGGGTTGAGGTCAAGAGCGGCCTCTGTCAGTGGGGTGGTCCACGATGGGGGCATGGCGCGCAAAGGGCAGCAGGAGCGGACGGTCAGGGCGGCGCGGCGGCCGGAGCTGAGGCTGCCGGAGCTGACGGTGTGGGAGGGGGGCGGGCTGGAGCCGGACGGGGACTACGACGGGGTGGAGTTCGCGGATCTCGACCTGGCGGGGCAGGAGGGGATCGGGGCCCGGTTCATGGACTGCGCGCTGCGGCGGTGTGCGCTGGACGAGGCGGGGCTGGCGAAGGCGCGGGTCCTGGATTCGGTGCTGGAGGGGGTCCGGGGCGTGGGGACGGACCTGTCGGGGGCTTCGCTGCGGGACGTGGAGGTGGTGGACGCGCGGCTGGGCGGGGTGCAGCTGCACGGGGCGGTGCTGGAGCGGGTGGTGGTCCGCGGGGGCAAGATCGACTACCTGAATCTGCGGAAGGCGCGGCTCAAGGACGTGGTCTTCGAGGGATGCGTGCTGGTGGAGCCGGACTTCGCGGGGGCGGTGCTGGAGCGGGTGGAGTTCCGGGACTGCGCGCTGCGGGGGGTGGACTTCGGCGGGGTGCGGATGACTGATGTGGATCTGCGGGAGGCGTCCGTGCTGGAGATCGCG is a window encoding:
- a CDS encoding ABC transporter ATP-binding protein, which gives rise to MASVTFDKATRLYPGGDKPAVDQLELEIQDGEFLVLVGPSGCGKSTSLRMLAGLEDVNGGAIRIGDRDVTHLPPKDRDIAMVFQNYALYPHMSVADNMGFALKIAGEDKATIRKKVEDAAKMLDLTQYLDRKPKALSGGQRQRVAMGRAIVRKPQVFLMDEPLSNLDAKLRVSTRTQIAALQRDLGITTVYVTHDQVEAMTMGDRVAVLKDGLLQQVDTPRNMYDRPANLFVAGFIGSPAMNLVEVPITDGGVKFGDSVVPVSREALSAAADAGDRTVTVGVRPEHFDVAETGGLTITVNVVEELGADGYVYGSTASADGSQDLVVRVGGRQVPEKGSSLHVVPRADEIHVFSTSSGERLSG
- a CDS encoding aminoglycoside phosphotransferase family protein, with the translated sequence MVEVPDGLVEAQVRYNGDAGREFIAALPGRAARFLEQWGLRRTGPVMHGVTALVLPVERADGSGAVLKLVSVDEESVGEPVALRAWAGEGCVRLLQHDVDTGTLLLERLDEGRDLAALARADARQAVVVVGELLARLTAVPAPAGLRGLGEMAAGMLEQVPRALGQLVEARDRRLLAECAAAVAEVAGEPGDRLLHWDLHYGNVLAGGREPWLAIDPKPLAGDPGFELLPAIMGNFRAEGVRWRFDLLTEAVGLDRERARAWTLGRVLQNCLWDVEDGEERLDEEQLAVVEVLHPRSRLR
- a CDS encoding zinc-binding dehydrogenase, with amino-acid sequence MRAIRLHAFGPAENLSYEHADAPVPAPGQVRIAVAAAGVHLLDTSLRQGIQGPPAPLPELPTIPGREVAGTVDALGPGTDPAWLGRTVVVHLGFAPGGYAQYAVADADRLHPVPPGLDPAQAVAMIGTGRTTLGILQFADLGPDSVALIPAAAGGIGTLLVQYAVNAGATVIALAGGPAKTARASANGAHLALDYTDPGWADAVRARHPDGATVLFDSVGGATARTALGLLAPGARHLVFGWSGGPLHLTDAERADLDARAITTRSVLGPAMLQRVGAPDPLRVLETRALAEAAAGRLRPALTRYPLAEAATAHHDLETRATTGKVVLEP
- a CDS encoding nucleotidyltransferase family protein encodes the protein MTDDHRSAESAPPAAAFPAAPTQAVVLAGGQGSRLRPYTDDRPKPMVEIPGTGVPIIGHQLAWLASEGVTDAVVSCGHLAEVLQEWLAGARLPLRVTTVVEEEPLGRGGGLKYAARHLPHPDGTWYATNGDVWTRFSLREMAAFHAERDAVATLALARPRIPWGVVETNEFGQVLDFIEAPQSPYPVNAGVYVFSAEFTALLPDLGDHERTTFPRLARERRLAGFPLPQGAYWRAIDTAKDLTEAARELAAQKGA
- a CDS encoding DoxX family protein; its protein translation is MSVDTRTSGFDDQPALSMVKVPCDPAQVIVNHASFRVRLAPSPSARSKPAKAPGRAPVLGGAVVAAAGATRRRAPVVWSGKSDAGDAAAMGGLLQAVREAGRGLDEYDGGATQVIPRVDLAHDLAEDTLATPTVIGQRSYGDPAETRPLSAVRDLPYEQPHGPGTGPGPESRRPAGDNRGQASYYPGRRMNLGVVLLPLRVFLGFISIYAGMGKLCDPVYFDGGERGSMVTWLHTLNPWALAEPLRDFALAHPVGAGLSVAFLQVIVGVLTVFGLWQRFAACFGALLSAALLMTVSWKTVPAYDAPDIIYLAAWSPLIIAGAPVYSLDGRLAGEAWRTLGPRSEIWRLRRRVLRRGAVMATVVCGLTLLVGSLLGGAVRSSTVVTVPGPGEAPSNYLPGRPLPQAPARQQPGPQQPKQSPTKSASPSAVATEPAAKSGKTASGAPTKGTSGTRSESPAATRGTTGKQQTPRSTPRQSSSPRQPSSSAGSSTGGGAPAPKQPGLIGGLIG
- a CDS encoding NAD(P)/FAD-dependent oxidoreductase, which produces MTINGGISFWYASERSRTPAPPPRAPLTADTTADVVIVGGGYTGLWTAYYLKRAAPDLRITVLEQKFCGYGASGRNGGWLYNGIAGRDRYAALHGHQAALRLQQAMNETVTEVIDVAAKEGIDADIHRGGVLEVARTPAQLGRLKAFHAHEVAFGETDRELLDAPATRARIDIADAVGSSWSPHGARIHPLKLVRGLAAAVEALGVVIHESTPVTEIAPRRAVTPYGVVRAPYVLRCTEGFTAALKGQKRSWLPMNSSMIVTAPLPAETWSRLGWSDSTLLGDMAHAYMYAQRTADDRIAIGGRGVPYRFGSRTDHDGRTQPATVSALTDLLTAFFPQLAGTEITHAWSGVLGVPRDWCATVTLDRASGLGWAGGYVGSGVATSNLAARTLRDLVLGEATELTGLPWVGHRVRRWEPEPFRWLGVQALYAAYREADRHESSTHRPTTTPLARLADRISGRH
- a CDS encoding right-handed parallel beta-helix repeat-containing protein; translated protein: MVTRYVVSPHGGRRAHRDISSALAEAARRGRPALIEIEPGHYEETLTVRGEVRLVAVRGPGSVVVARPRGAVLDTFAPVAVQGLVLVGRDADVVGCRAGTLTLDQTEIRAHDGVAVHARPGTSVTLRDSTVLHGRVLIAGAGGLVERCLFTDAADNALAVIDGGRLSVVASRIEGSRIHGVLVSGGRARIEGCVLTRTGKAAVFAGARAELTVTDCLVESVEAEGIAYVEQSRGRVDRTRVVDARFGIAVASGADPVVRDSVLTGCRDTGLDVNNGGRGRFEECEISAAGNVAVLSTRGGAPEVHGCRVTGGKVGVAVTDGGRGRFTRIEIRDLSSAALRVYDEATAVFEHVTVERCPSGLETRGNGGTQAEISDSVLRDVAMAAVTALGQSWVTLRRVSVERAALAFGAGEEAQLLAHDCGAAAVTTGGVSAFGSARVVARNLTVTGSDGLGVFARDTARLEIEGATLVDCAVGGAGFVDDSGGRLQDCSVTGTGQLGILHNGLVDLTGLRTPLPVLEKAVRTEPGPTVIHHHYEGPVFNGPVRDVQLAWRNIHAVQHRTTNEDGTRT
- a CDS encoding pentapeptide repeat-containing protein, whose protein sequence is MARKGQQERTVRAARRPELRLPELTVWEGGGLEPDGDYDGVEFADLDLAGQEGIGARFMDCALRRCALDEAGLAKARVLDSVLEGVRGVGTDLSGASLRDVEVVDARLGGVQLHGAVLERVVVRGGKIDYLNLRKARLKDVVFEGCVLVEPDFAGAVLERVEFRDCALRGVDFGGVRMTDVDLREASVLEIARGVEALAGAVISPAQLFDLAPALASQLGVRVVP
- a CDS encoding GNAT family N-acetyltransferase: MIRSAEVSDVPAIHAMIRELAEYEKVPHEARATEEQLREALFGASPAVFAHIAETEGGEVVGFALWFLSFSTWRGVHGIYLEDLYVRPGVRGGGHGKALLRELARTCVERGYERLEWSVLKWNAPTIAFYEALGARPQEEWSVYRLTDGALAAFGAP